One window of Cellulomonas shaoxiangyii genomic DNA carries:
- a CDS encoding helix-turn-helix domain-containing protein: protein MRQNGTVEVRPGSTVWWEGALWRVEAVHPHDVVLRLDTNVARVPFGNLIDGLRILDPGALEYGGDPLGSIALSSLSQSARASVEETARVITHLLEGDGPWGPRMDDAARELGVDVRTVRRRVAAFRERGVAGLVNATATQRRTPRVDPRWDAVCLDVLKQYTNKSTPTQGAVIDEVSRRVVAQHGRDVALPHRATAYRRLKELEKGRYTFGSAKARRSVAARPDGMLGRLRADRPGEYVVLDTNSLDVFAMEPVTGRWVPVQLTVAMDLMSRSVLGLRLTPVSTKAIDVANVLFQCLLPQSGSGQTWPYHGVPSNLLVGTEEPDGVHQERQGGLPAIVPDTIVTDHGKQYMSAHVIGACARLGICVQPAIPHKPTDKPTIERFFKTLRESLLQHLPGYKGPDVYSRGERVEQGAFYYVAELEQIIREWVATVYHHTEHDGLAIAEMPRARFTPAQMFEIGLTRMGGLMLPAARDLAFEFLDVKWRTIQHYGVEVNGLRYDGGALNPYRNLKSAYGGAHAGKWPLHVDVHDVRHVWFRDPQDDSWNELTWEHAPSLGAPFSLDAVEYAKRVALHGTHLDNPSAAVHELLAAWQRGEVTTRRHQSLARRLAAQPAHQDGDARQVAALPGVIDLLERRAARRNPPDDLDEFERYADVEAFELFDE from the coding sequence ATGAGGCAGAACGGCACTGTCGAGGTCCGCCCAGGCTCCACCGTCTGGTGGGAGGGCGCGCTCTGGCGGGTCGAAGCGGTGCACCCTCACGACGTTGTCCTGCGGCTCGATACCAACGTCGCGCGTGTCCCCTTCGGGAACCTCATCGACGGGCTGCGGATCCTCGATCCAGGAGCGTTGGAGTACGGCGGCGATCCGCTCGGGTCCATCGCACTCTCGTCGCTCTCGCAGTCGGCACGCGCCTCGGTCGAGGAGACGGCGCGCGTCATCACCCACCTGCTCGAAGGTGACGGACCATGGGGACCGCGGATGGACGATGCCGCACGCGAGCTCGGTGTCGACGTCCGCACTGTCCGGCGGCGAGTGGCGGCATTCCGTGAACGAGGCGTCGCTGGGCTCGTGAACGCCACCGCGACACAGCGACGCACTCCGCGCGTGGACCCGCGTTGGGACGCTGTCTGTCTGGACGTGCTGAAGCAGTACACAAACAAGTCGACGCCGACCCAGGGCGCTGTGATCGACGAGGTCAGCCGTCGCGTGGTCGCGCAGCACGGCCGCGACGTGGCGCTGCCCCACCGGGCTACTGCCTACCGGCGCCTCAAGGAGCTCGAGAAGGGCCGCTACACGTTCGGCTCGGCGAAGGCCCGTCGATCTGTCGCTGCTCGTCCGGACGGCATGCTCGGGCGTCTTCGAGCCGATCGACCGGGCGAGTACGTGGTGCTCGACACCAACTCCCTCGACGTCTTCGCCATGGAGCCCGTGACGGGACGCTGGGTTCCCGTGCAGCTGACCGTCGCGATGGACCTGATGTCCCGGAGTGTCCTCGGACTGCGGCTCACCCCGGTGTCGACGAAGGCGATCGACGTGGCGAACGTGCTGTTCCAGTGCCTGCTACCTCAGAGCGGATCGGGACAGACCTGGCCCTACCACGGCGTCCCATCCAACCTCCTCGTCGGGACCGAGGAACCTGACGGCGTGCATCAAGAGCGCCAGGGCGGCCTGCCGGCCATCGTCCCTGACACGATCGTGACCGACCACGGCAAGCAGTACATGTCCGCCCACGTCATCGGGGCATGCGCACGCCTCGGGATCTGCGTGCAGCCGGCCATCCCGCACAAGCCGACGGACAAGCCGACGATCGAACGGTTCTTTAAGACGCTCCGCGAGTCGCTCCTGCAGCACCTGCCTGGATACAAGGGGCCAGACGTCTACTCGCGCGGCGAGCGCGTCGAGCAAGGCGCCTTCTACTACGTCGCCGAGCTCGAGCAGATCATCCGTGAGTGGGTCGCGACCGTGTATCACCACACGGAGCACGACGGGCTGGCGATCGCGGAGATGCCGCGCGCGCGCTTTACCCCAGCCCAGATGTTCGAGATCGGCCTCACCCGGATGGGCGGGCTCATGCTCCCCGCGGCCCGGGATCTCGCGTTCGAGTTCCTCGACGTCAAGTGGCGGACGATCCAGCACTACGGAGTCGAGGTCAACGGACTGCGCTACGACGGCGGAGCGCTGAACCCCTACCGCAACCTGAAGTCTGCCTACGGCGGGGCGCATGCGGGGAAGTGGCCGCTTCACGTCGACGTGCACGACGTGCGGCACGTCTGGTTCCGCGACCCGCAGGACGACTCGTGGAACGAGCTGACCTGGGAGCACGCGCCCTCGTTGGGCGCCCCGTTCAGTCTCGACGCCGTGGAGTACGCCAAGCGGGTGGCCCTGCACGGAACGCACCTCGACAACCCGTCCGCCGCGGTGCACGAGCTGCTCGCGGCCTGGCAGCGCGGGGAGGTCACGACCCGACGTCACCAGAGCCTCGCGCGGCGCCTGGCGGCACAGCCGGCACACCAGGACGGCGACGCCCGCCAGGTCGCCGCACTGCCGGGCGTGATCGACCTTCTCGAGCGGCGCGCCGCGCGGCGCAACCCGCCGGACGACCTGGACGAGTTCGAGCGGTACGCCGACGTCGAGGCCTTCGAGTTGTTCGACGAATGA
- a CDS encoding CU044_5270 family protein — translation MSTRLFDQLHEADPARGLTGYDETYLRAAAREISSGVTCGDAVRRPRRTLPRRLAILTPVAAVVAAALVVAPAMIARPSASADAVEILHRAAEQVVAVDPLADPGDWWEVTTSGTTLGIIDLPSGRVAILESRDSTAFHAADGSRPSYFVDRPTRLVRQLAGAPVTLTELAGWLGDTTDGWTSDLAPQDAPGTWQTPNPAFLAALPRETSALRERLYRDSAGGGSSADGQAFTFVADLLTSGVVPADLRSALYRVLATIPGVEVTAHTAEVGPASGVAFGRYESNDGMRSELVIDPATGDLLGERDIATRDQDGIAAGTVIGESTVTRSLVSSVPADVVEEAQVWDCDVAPDGSTVCTP, via the coding sequence ATGAGCACCAGGCTGTTCGACCAGCTCCACGAGGCCGACCCGGCGCGCGGGCTGACCGGTTACGACGAGACGTACCTGCGCGCCGCTGCCCGCGAGATCTCGAGCGGGGTGACCTGCGGTGACGCGGTCCGCCGCCCTCGTCGCACGTTGCCGCGCAGGCTCGCGATCCTGACCCCGGTCGCTGCCGTCGTTGCGGCCGCGTTGGTCGTCGCGCCCGCGATGATCGCTCGACCGAGCGCATCGGCCGACGCCGTGGAGATCCTGCACAGGGCGGCGGAGCAGGTCGTCGCCGTCGATCCGCTCGCCGACCCCGGTGACTGGTGGGAGGTCACGACGAGCGGGACGACTCTCGGCATCATCGACCTGCCCTCCGGGCGGGTCGCCATCCTGGAGTCCCGCGACAGCACCGCGTTCCACGCGGCGGACGGCTCACGACCGAGCTACTTCGTCGACAGGCCGACGCGTCTCGTGCGCCAGCTCGCTGGCGCGCCCGTGACGTTGACGGAGCTCGCAGGCTGGCTGGGCGACACCACCGACGGGTGGACGAGCGACCTTGCTCCGCAGGACGCACCCGGGACCTGGCAGACGCCCAACCCTGCGTTCCTCGCGGCGCTCCCCCGCGAGACGTCGGCGCTGCGGGAACGCCTCTACCGGGACTCTGCCGGCGGGGGCAGCTCGGCTGACGGTCAAGCCTTCACGTTCGTCGCCGACCTGCTCACATCCGGAGTCGTGCCCGCCGACCTGCGCAGCGCGCTGTACCGCGTCCTCGCCACCATCCCCGGTGTGGAGGTCACCGCTCACACGGCGGAGGTCGGCCCGGCCAGCGGTGTCGCGTTCGGCAGGTACGAGTCGAACGACGGCATGCGCAGCGAGCTCGTCATCGACCCCGCCACCGGCGACCTGTTGGGGGAGCGCGACATCGCCACGCGGGACCAGGACGGGATCGCCGCCGGCACGGTCATCGGGGAAAGCACCGTCACGCGCTCGTTGGTGAGCAGCGTCCCTGCAGACGTCGTCGAGGAAGCTCAGGTCTGGGACTGCGACGTCGCCCCGGACGGGTCGACGGTGTGCACGCCGTGA
- a CDS encoding phosphotransferase, with the protein MTTTTITAGLVRDLLRDQHPDLAELPLREVDGGWGNQMWRLGSELAVRIQRMDTHPDSQLKERRWLPLLAPRLPLPVPVPVRSGAPSERFPKLWTVMTWVPGLPLDHGSITRGEHAADTLAAFLRALHVEAPADAPVGTDRGAHPKDCTPGFDHFFGSVDAEAIGCDAADVRAVWDDAVAAPTWEDRPVWVHGDLHPANVVVADGTLAGIVDFGDLFAGDPAWDLAAAWLLLPVGTAARFFAAYARADEATIRRARGLAALKSLFLMLMGQNGDRGLPGGKPAWGPAGRSALDRVLSERLP; encoded by the coding sequence ATGACCACGACCACGATCACCGCGGGTCTCGTCCGCGACCTGTTGCGAGACCAGCACCCCGACCTGGCCGAACTACCGCTCCGTGAGGTGGACGGCGGCTGGGGGAACCAGATGTGGCGCCTCGGCAGCGAACTGGCTGTGCGGATCCAGCGGATGGACACCCATCCCGATAGCCAGCTCAAGGAGCGCCGGTGGCTGCCGCTGCTCGCCCCACGGTTGCCGCTGCCCGTTCCCGTCCCGGTGCGCAGCGGCGCGCCTTCCGAGCGATTCCCCAAGCTCTGGACAGTCATGACGTGGGTGCCGGGCCTGCCGCTGGATCACGGGTCGATCACTCGCGGCGAGCACGCAGCCGACACCCTGGCGGCGTTCCTCCGAGCGCTGCACGTGGAAGCGCCCGCCGACGCACCGGTGGGTACGGACCGCGGCGCTCACCCCAAGGACTGCACTCCCGGCTTTGACCACTTCTTCGGCTCAGTCGATGCTGAGGCGATCGGCTGTGACGCCGCCGACGTCCGGGCCGTCTGGGACGACGCCGTCGCGGCACCCACATGGGAGGACCGACCGGTGTGGGTGCACGGTGATCTGCACCCGGCGAACGTCGTCGTCGCGGACGGGACACTGGCCGGCATCGTGGACTTCGGCGACCTGTTCGCCGGCGACCCGGCGTGGGACCTCGCGGCGGCGTGGCTGCTGCTGCCGGTGGGCACGGCCGCACGCTTCTTCGCCGCCTACGCGCGGGCGGACGAGGCGACCATCCGACGTGCCCGTGGACTCGCCGCCCTCAAGAGCCTCTTCCTGATGCTGATGGGCCAGAACGGGGACCGCGGTCTGCCCGGCGGGAAGCCGGCGTGGGGCCCAGCGGGACGCTCGGCGCTCGACCGGGTGCTCAGCGAACGTCTGCCCTGA
- a CDS encoding GNAT family N-acetyltransferase — protein MTPALALRALTLADEVEALAAHEELAREGFSFLPDGRPDDWTGYLAHLADEHEGVNLPVGRVPATFLVADGGGTIVGRASVRHELNAALARVGGHIGYGVRPAYRRRGFATEILRQSLALARSLGLDRALVTCDDDNVASARTIERCGGVLEDVVLEGASPKRRYWIPTSI, from the coding sequence ATGACACCTGCCCTCGCCCTGCGCGCGCTCACGTTGGCTGACGAGGTCGAGGCACTGGCGGCGCACGAGGAGCTGGCGCGTGAAGGCTTCTCCTTTCTTCCCGACGGCCGACCCGACGACTGGACCGGTTACCTCGCCCACCTGGCCGACGAACACGAGGGCGTCAACCTGCCCGTCGGGCGCGTGCCCGCCACGTTCCTGGTTGCCGACGGCGGCGGCACCATCGTCGGCCGCGCCTCCGTCCGGCACGAGCTCAACGCCGCGCTGGCACGCGTCGGCGGGCACATCGGGTACGGGGTCAGGCCCGCCTACCGCAGGCGTGGTTTCGCGACCGAGATCCTGCGTCAGTCACTCGCTCTCGCTCGGTCCCTCGGCCTTGATCGAGCGCTCGTCACGTGCGACGACGACAACGTCGCGTCGGCGCGCACCATCGAACGGTGCGGCGGCGTGCTGGAGGACGTCGTGCTCGAGGGCGCGTCGCCCAAGCGCCGGTACTGGATCCCGACGAGCATCTGA
- a CDS encoding TniQ family protein has product MPPHDDELPQSWLARVAWRYGLAPTALLRVLDPRIVQFSVRDFSRLLDDLAIATRTRAPRRLGTVESQIARWSFAYERRHATGAGSSFCPACLAEPEPYWRQSWAHPLSIVCFTHGQLLVERCPGCGTRPYATLFAGQRPGPPWLCPSRREDDDRIHRTRRKWCGTDLREVESARVTGGELAAAARVEGAIDLAARRGSDRWDLMPQGWQTTHVEYLDALFELIDEQVPARTWPVVDREALLAAVCVAVSLVQSTTASEVAGLCDRHGVMNPVGNHTPLHPSRHRHVRNRLLLALRLRSLEPGLSLASRLEFRLASAMPRAPLDDEKRVDGRVRPTGRWPAHGWVPPTMWPGVLDHVGLASRPHARAALSLALSKVGSNAPLRAIAVSLGLPGWSADHVARVFVGTDLRVVSEALEDLFSRLEANPPPIDYAQRVIIGRERAPFDAAVEKALLAQDLEIDTGARDAAAVQLWAAYTGSSTAYCPWVPQPTELLIPWFVDRPDLLAQAYVALPHRPREPLAWAPP; this is encoded by the coding sequence GTGCCGCCGCACGACGACGAGCTCCCGCAGTCATGGCTGGCGCGGGTGGCGTGGCGTTACGGACTGGCCCCCACGGCGCTGCTCCGGGTCCTCGACCCACGCATCGTCCAGTTCTCGGTGAGGGACTTCTCCCGCCTGCTCGACGACCTCGCCATCGCGACCCGCACCCGGGCTCCCCGACGGCTCGGGACGGTCGAGTCGCAGATCGCCCGGTGGTCGTTCGCGTACGAGCGGCGCCATGCGACGGGAGCGGGGTCGTCGTTCTGCCCTGCCTGCCTGGCCGAGCCAGAGCCCTACTGGCGCCAGAGCTGGGCACATCCGCTGTCGATCGTGTGCTTCACGCACGGCCAGTTGCTCGTCGAGCGCTGTCCCGGCTGCGGCACGCGCCCGTACGCCACCCTGTTCGCCGGCCAGCGTCCCGGGCCTCCGTGGTTGTGCCCGTCGCGCCGAGAGGACGACGACCGCATCCACAGGACGCGGCGAAAGTGGTGCGGCACGGATCTTCGCGAGGTCGAGTCCGCACGCGTCACGGGCGGGGAACTCGCTGCGGCGGCCCGCGTGGAAGGAGCGATCGATCTCGCGGCGCGGCGGGGGTCCGACCGATGGGACCTGATGCCCCAAGGCTGGCAGACGACCCACGTCGAGTACCTGGACGCCCTGTTCGAGCTCATCGACGAGCAGGTGCCCGCCCGGACGTGGCCCGTCGTCGATCGAGAGGCCCTTCTTGCCGCAGTCTGTGTCGCGGTGTCGCTTGTGCAGTCCACCACGGCGTCGGAAGTGGCAGGGCTGTGCGACCGGCACGGCGTGATGAACCCTGTCGGGAACCACACCCCGCTGCACCCCTCGCGGCACCGCCATGTACGCAACCGGCTGCTGCTGGCGCTGCGACTGCGATCACTGGAGCCGGGGCTGTCCCTGGCGAGCCGACTCGAGTTCCGGCTGGCGTCCGCGATGCCGCGTGCGCCGCTCGACGACGAGAAGCGCGTCGACGGCCGCGTCCGCCCGACGGGTCGCTGGCCGGCGCACGGCTGGGTGCCGCCGACGATGTGGCCAGGCGTGCTGGACCACGTCGGTCTTGCATCGCGTCCGCATGCCCGTGCGGCGCTCTCGCTCGCACTGTCGAAGGTCGGCTCCAACGCGCCCCTCCGTGCGATCGCCGTCAGCCTCGGGCTCCCGGGATGGAGCGCCGACCACGTGGCCCGGGTGTTCGTGGGAACCGACCTGCGGGTGGTGTCCGAGGCGCTCGAAGACCTCTTCTCCCGGCTGGAGGCGAACCCGCCACCCATCGACTACGCGCAGCGCGTCATCATCGGCCGCGAGCGTGCGCCCTTCGACGCGGCGGTCGAGAAGGCGCTCCTCGCTCAAGACCTGGAGATCGACACAGGCGCCCGTGACGCCGCTGCCGTGCAGCTGTGGGCGGCATACACCGGATCCTCGACGGCGTACTGCCCCTGGGTGCCGCAGCCGACGGAGCTCTTGATCCCGTGGTTCGTCGACCGGCCCGACCTCCTGGCCCAGGCGTACGTCGCCTTGCCGCACCGACCTCGCGAGCCGCTCGCGTGGGCTCCACCTTGA
- a CDS encoding nuclease-related domain-containing protein codes for MRRWARYGHERLYAETAGGTALGYLDLKTGRFHSDDLSNLPLLEAAINDHLASRHGAASSGAIGAAPTATREPSLADVAPAWTDISGARPGSAAREQAVAARAAQGRFTGFLARVFDVRTEERAWRIGADGEEAVAAQIATLGPQWRVLHAVRVGQRNADIDHVLIGPAGVFTVNAKNHPNASVWVGGDTFIVNGQRVPYVRNSRHEAGRASRLLTEHAGFPVDVVGVIAVMGAHRGFTVKQQPRDGAVVVVARRRLSAYLQGLPARLDMRQVEAISDIARRSTTWR; via the coding sequence GTGCGGCGGTGGGCCCGTTACGGGCACGAGCGGCTGTATGCGGAGACGGCCGGCGGGACGGCGCTGGGGTACCTCGACCTGAAGACGGGCCGGTTCCACTCCGACGACCTGTCGAACCTGCCGCTGCTGGAGGCGGCGATCAACGACCACCTGGCATCTCGGCACGGTGCTGCCTCGTCGGGCGCCATCGGTGCGGCGCCGACGGCGACGCGCGAGCCGTCTTTGGCCGATGTAGCCCCAGCGTGGACTGACATCAGTGGTGCGCGTCCGGGCAGCGCGGCGCGTGAGCAGGCCGTCGCCGCACGAGCCGCGCAAGGCCGTTTCACGGGCTTCCTCGCGCGCGTCTTCGACGTCAGGACTGAGGAACGGGCGTGGCGGATCGGCGCCGACGGTGAGGAGGCGGTCGCGGCGCAGATCGCGACACTCGGTCCGCAGTGGCGAGTTCTGCACGCCGTGCGGGTGGGGCAGCGGAACGCAGACATCGACCACGTGCTCATCGGCCCGGCGGGTGTGTTCACGGTGAACGCCAAGAACCACCCGAACGCCTCCGTCTGGGTCGGCGGCGACACCTTCATCGTCAACGGCCAGCGGGTGCCGTACGTCCGCAACAGCCGCCACGAGGCTGGCCGAGCGTCGCGGCTGCTGACCGAGCACGCCGGCTTCCCCGTCGACGTGGTGGGCGTCATCGCAGTGATGGGAGCCCACCGCGGCTTCACCGTGAAGCAGCAACCGCGGGACGGGGCCGTGGTCGTCGTCGCCCGGCGGCGACTCAGCGCGTACCTGCAGGGACTGCCGGCCCGCCTCGACATGCGCCAGGTCGAGGCGATCAGCGACATCGCTCGACGTTCCACGACGTGGCGTTGA
- a CDS encoding TIGR02391 family protein has translation MFDIAFTEAVCNVLAATDAPALSSSELTSVLRVVGIHRLDEGANKRTRLLTTLHNAQVSRGTGKTLIGFLNAAMSPARYVSEPLRWEALRGQLNAVLVLYGLRVNDEGKLARGRTAATLSEAAQLSGELLTELRHRGCHAVLLDYCSEELITQSLFHAMSEASKTIPDRIRRHTGLAGDGAALYDQALGSQNLTPLVQINPLASDSEVSEHRGFKNMLVGIHGHYRNPRAHRTRLGSTEARDDFLDAFSLFSYIHRRLDQAGVGA, from the coding sequence GTGTTCGACATCGCCTTCACGGAGGCGGTGTGCAACGTGCTCGCCGCGACGGACGCGCCGGCGTTGTCTTCGTCCGAGTTGACCTCCGTGCTGCGGGTCGTCGGGATCCACAGGCTCGACGAGGGCGCGAACAAGCGCACCCGCCTGTTGACGACCCTGCACAACGCCCAGGTCAGTCGCGGCACCGGCAAGACGCTGATCGGGTTCTTGAATGCCGCGATGAGCCCAGCGAGGTACGTGAGCGAACCGCTGCGGTGGGAGGCGCTGCGCGGCCAGCTCAACGCCGTCCTGGTCTTGTACGGGCTGCGCGTGAACGACGAGGGGAAACTGGCGCGCGGACGCACGGCCGCGACACTGTCCGAGGCGGCCCAACTCTCCGGGGAGCTGTTGACCGAGCTGCGACATCGGGGGTGCCACGCGGTCCTGCTCGACTACTGCTCTGAAGAGCTGATCACGCAGTCCCTCTTCCACGCCATGAGCGAGGCGTCCAAGACGATCCCCGACCGCATCCGGCGACACACCGGCCTCGCCGGCGACGGCGCAGCCCTGTACGACCAGGCGCTCGGATCTCAGAACCTGACGCCGCTCGTCCAGATTAATCCCCTGGCGAGCGACTCAGAAGTCAGCGAGCACCGCGGTTTCAAAAACATGCTGGTCGGCATCCACGGCCACTACCGCAACCCTCGCGCGCACCGCACGCGGCTGGGCTCGACGGAAGCACGCGACGACTTCCTGGACGCTTTCTCGCTCTTCTCCTACATCCACAGGCGGCTCGACCAGGCCGGCGTCGGCGCGTAG
- a CDS encoding RNA polymerase sigma factor — protein sequence MELMSRDLPRDDRWFEAMFVEHGNKVLAYARRRVPDEADDVVAEVFATAWKYRDRVPPEPLPWLYRTAAHQILHSHRSSSRRTALVARTARLDEPERHPTDVAEHLVERLDREALVARVMTNLSPRDQEVLRLWAWEELSTDEIAYVLVISSTAARVRLHRARRRAEAVLRDASPPARLPLTLRSVVEEIR from the coding sequence ATGGAGCTGATGAGCCGGGACCTGCCGCGGGACGACCGCTGGTTCGAGGCGATGTTCGTCGAGCACGGGAACAAGGTGCTCGCGTACGCGCGTCGTCGCGTTCCGGACGAGGCGGACGACGTCGTGGCGGAGGTCTTCGCGACGGCCTGGAAGTACCGGGACCGCGTTCCTCCGGAGCCTTTGCCCTGGTTGTACCGCACCGCCGCCCACCAGATCCTGCACAGCCACCGCTCGAGCTCACGTCGCACGGCGTTGGTCGCCCGGACCGCACGGCTCGACGAGCCGGAGCGTCACCCGACGGACGTCGCGGAGCACCTCGTCGAGCGGCTCGACCGCGAGGCGTTGGTCGCGCGCGTCATGACGAACCTCTCGCCTCGAGACCAGGAGGTGCTGCGGCTGTGGGCGTGGGAGGAGCTCAGCACCGATGAGATCGCCTACGTCCTGGTCATCAGCAGCACCGCGGCTCGGGTGCGCTTGCACCGCGCTCGACGACGCGCCGAAGCCGTGCTGCGGGATGCGTCGCCCCCTGCCCGCCTGCCCCTCACCTTGCGGTCCGTCGTGGAGGAGATCCGATGA
- a CDS encoding ATP-binding protein — protein MTNRWAAWLSRNGTESFHLARKEGWDAFVNAAARDPLERLDRRQLAALTAEEREDYDEARMVWNANLPTVRTPQMIDAYSVFEQVMASSRRDGDRQRGSVVFDAEAGRGKTTTVTRFARDLHRRIYRREGPVTAEGHQRLPVAFIPLSAGMTLKGLNQKILEFYGHPAATRSSTTTSLGALAVDCVLSCQTRLIVIDDLHFIDFRHRHGIEVSNHLKWLANEMPATFIYVGIQLAEKRFFDDGLAGEQAVYAQTSRRATRCSLSAFHLNSDAGYQVWVKTLRAFEDGIVLADAHPGMLTDHAREIFRRTQGNIASLTNLIDRACYLAIATGTEAIDADILAAVTTDNAATISAAR, from the coding sequence ATGACGAACCGGTGGGCCGCGTGGCTGTCACGCAACGGGACCGAGTCGTTCCACCTCGCACGCAAGGAGGGGTGGGACGCGTTCGTGAACGCCGCGGCGCGCGATCCGCTCGAGCGGCTGGATCGTCGTCAGCTCGCAGCCCTCACCGCGGAGGAGCGGGAGGACTACGACGAGGCGCGGATGGTGTGGAACGCCAACCTGCCGACGGTGCGGACACCGCAGATGATCGACGCGTACTCGGTGTTCGAGCAGGTGATGGCCTCGTCCCGCCGGGACGGTGACCGTCAGCGGGGGTCTGTGGTGTTCGACGCCGAGGCCGGTCGCGGGAAGACCACGACGGTGACCCGGTTCGCCCGCGACCTGCACCGGCGCATCTACCGCCGCGAGGGACCCGTCACGGCCGAGGGCCACCAGCGACTCCCGGTGGCGTTCATCCCGCTGTCCGCCGGGATGACGCTGAAAGGCCTGAACCAGAAGATCCTCGAGTTCTACGGCCACCCCGCCGCGACCCGCTCCTCCACGACGACCTCGCTCGGAGCGCTGGCGGTCGACTGCGTGCTGTCGTGCCAGACGCGGCTCATCGTGATCGACGACCTGCACTTCATCGACTTCCGGCACCGGCACGGCATCGAGGTCTCGAACCACCTCAAGTGGCTGGCCAACGAGATGCCCGCCACGTTCATCTACGTCGGCATCCAACTCGCAGAGAAGCGCTTCTTCGACGACGGCCTGGCCGGCGAGCAGGCCGTCTACGCCCAGACCAGCCGGCGCGCGACGCGGTGCTCCCTCTCGGCGTTCCACCTCAACAGCGACGCCGGCTACCAGGTGTGGGTCAAGACCCTGCGTGCCTTCGAGGACGGCATCGTGCTGGCCGACGCCCACCCCGGGATGCTGACCGACCACGCCCGAGAGATCTTCCGCCGCACCCAGGGCAACATCGCGTCGCTGACGAACCTGATCGACCGGGCCTGCTACCTGGCCATCGCGACGGGAACCGAGGCCATCGACGCGGACATCCTCGCCGCCGTCACCACGGACAATGCCGCCACGATCAGCGCCGCGCGCTGA
- a CDS encoding IS3 family transposase (programmed frameshift), producing the protein MPKKFPPEFKRDVVRVARRGDLNHAEVAADFDISIESVRRWVRQADIDDGVVGGQTSSEQNELVQLRREKRRLEQENEILRRAAAYFGRRLAPKMSYPLVRDLAAEGIPVRLTCGVLGHSRQAYYAWLAQPVSARELQDAYLTNALIDAHGDDPEFGYRFLTDELERAGHDVGERRVWRLCSQQRLWSTTVRKGRRGAGKSPGPAIHDDHVQRNFTAAEPDPVWVTDITEHPTGEGKLYCCAIKDLFSNRIVGYAIDERMTAQLAVTALRTAVARRAPTGVEVVHSDQGAQFRARTFRAVLAAAGLQGSMGRVASAGDNAAMESWHALLQKNVLNRRRWATRDDLHDAIVFWIEPTYNRRRRQRALGKLTPVEFELAFTAQNAALAA; encoded by the exons GTGCCCAAGAAGTTCCCGCCCGAGTTCAAGCGTGACGTCGTGCGGGTCGCCCGCCGTGGCGATCTGAACCACGCCGAGGTCGCTGCCGACTTCGACATCTCGATCGAGTCCGTCCGGCGGTGGGTGCGCCAGGCCGACATCGACGACGGCGTCGTCGGTGGCCAGACGTCCAGTGAGCAGAACGAGCTGGTCCAGCTGCGCCGGGAGAAGCGCCGGTTGGAGCAGGAGAACGAGATCCTGCGCCGCGCTGCGGCCTACTTCG GCCGCCGGCTCGCTCCCAAAATGAGCTACCCGCTGGTCCGTGACCTGGCCGCCGAGGGCATCCCGGTGCGGTTGACCTGCGGGGTGCTGGGCCACTCCAGGCAGGCGTACTACGCCTGGCTCGCGCAGCCCGTCAGCGCCCGAGAGCTGCAGGACGCCTACCTGACCAACGCGCTGATCGACGCCCACGGCGACGACCCGGAGTTTGGCTACCGGTTCCTGACCGACGAGCTCGAGCGCGCCGGGCACGACGTCGGCGAACGGCGCGTCTGGAGGCTGTGCTCACAGCAGCGCCTGTGGTCCACCACGGTCCGCAAGGGCCGCCGCGGCGCCGGCAAGTCCCCGGGGCCGGCGATCCACGACGACCACGTCCAGCGCAACTTCACTGCCGCCGAGCCAGACCCGGTCTGGGTCACCGACATCACCGAGCACCCCACCGGTGAGGGCAAGCTCTACTGCTGCGCGATCAAGGACCTGTTCAGCAACCGGATCGTCGGCTACGCGATCGACGAGCGGATGACCGCCCAGCTCGCCGTCACCGCGCTGCGCACCGCCGTCGCCAGACGCGCCCCGACCGGTGTCGAGGTCGTGCATTCGGACCAAGGAGCCCAGTTCCGAGCACGGACCTTCCGGGCTGTCCTTGCCGCTGCAGGCCTGCAGGGATCGATGGGACGCGTCGCCTCAGCGGGCGACAACGCGGCCATGGAGTCCTGGCACGCGCTGCTGCAGAAGAACGTCCTGAACCGTCGACGCTGGGCTACCCGCGACGACCTGCACGACGCGATCGTCTTCTGGATCGAGCCGACCTACAACCGTCGTCGCCGCCAGCGCGCCCTCGGCAAGCTCACCCCCGTCGAGTTCGAGCTCGCCTTCACCGCCCAGAACGCCGCCCTTGCGGCATGA